The region CGCCCAGACGGCCGCGCTGGACGGCGCCGCGCCGGTCATCGATGACATCACGGACGCCCTGGCCGATCAGGGTATCCAAGTGGAGATGGTCTATTCGGAGTCGGGGCCCGGCCAGTTCGAGATGCCCATCCGCTACGCCGATGCGCTCACCGCCGCCGATCAGCAGATCGTCTTTCGGGAGACGGTCCGAGCCGTGGCGCAGCAAAATGGGCTCCTGGCCTCCTTCGTGCCCAAGCTCTTCCCCGACCGGGCCGGCTGTGGCGCCCACCTGCACCTCAGCCTCTGGCGTGAGGGGCGGAACTATATCGCCGACCCGCAGGATCCCACCGTCATCAGTCCGGAGACGGCTTCCTTCATCGCCGGCATTCTGCATCACCTGCCGGCCCTGATGGCGCTGACGGTACCCAGCACCAACTCGTTCAAGCGCATCCGCCCCCGCTTCTGGAGTGGCGCGTTTACCTGCTGGGGGTATGGCAACCGGGAGGGCGCCGTGCGGGTGCCCCAACCCGACGTTCACCGTCCCCTCACCCAGATCGAGCTCAAGACCGTCGATCCCTCCTGCAACCCCTATCTGGCCCTCGGCGCCACCATCATCGCCGGCCTGGACGGGCTGGAGAACCAGATGTCGCTGGGGGACCCAGTGCAGATGGATCCCGCCGATCTCTCCGACGAGGAACGGGAGCGCCGGGGGATCCACCCGCTGCCCACCACGTTGGGTGAGGCGATTCAGGCGCTGGAGGCGGATCAGGTGTTGTTGGAGGCCCTGGGGACGGACCTGGCCCGCTCCTTCCTGGCCGTGCGCCGTGCCGAGTGGGAGGGGATGAAGGATATGTCCCACGAGGAGGAAGTTCGCCTGTTGCTGGCACGGTACTGATGTTGGACCTCACCGCGATCCCCATCGTCGATCATCATGTGCACTCGCTGTTACGCCGGCAGCCGAGGACGCTGCCGGCCTATCTGCGTCTGTTCACCGAGAGCGACGATCCCAAGCAGGTGGCGCGCCACGTCCCTCACACGGTCTTCTTCCGGTGGGCGGTGCGCCGCCTCTCCGAGTTTCTGGGGTGCGAGCCCACCGCCGAGGCAGTGTTGGCCGCCCGGCGGGATCTGCCCCCGGATGATCTGGCGCGTCGTTTGTTCGCGGACGCCGGGATCGAGACGTTGTTGGTGGATTATGGGTTCCGCGGCGAGGAGAACCTGAGCCTGGAGGAACTGGGCGCGGCGACGGGATGTCGGGTCGAGCCGATCCTGCGACTCGAGACGTTGGCGGAGGAGTTGATTCGCGAGCACGCGAGCTTCTCCGCCTTCCTCGATGCCTTCGTGGACAGGATCGAGCGGGCGCGCTCGGATGGCCACGTGGCGCTCAAGAGCATCGTCGCCTACCGCACCGGCCTGGCGATCGCCCCCCCGGAGGAGGACGCTGCGGTCGAAGGGTTCCGCCGCTTGCGCTCCCAGGTCGAGCGGGGGGAAGGGATCCGGCTGGCGCATAAGCCCCTGTGCGATCGCCTGGTGCTCCTGGCGCTGGACATTGCGCAACGTCAGGAGATGCCCGTGCAGTTCCACGCGGGCTTCGGGGATCGGGACGTGGATCTCCTGCAGGCCAATCCGCTCCACCTGCGGTGGGTGTTGCAATCCGGCCGGTACTCGCGGGTCCCGATCGTGATCCTGCACGCCGGGTACCCCTACGTGCGGGAGACGGCGTATCTGGCCAGCGTGTACGCCCACGTCTTCGCCGATATGTCCCTGGCGGTCCCCTTTGCGGCCGGCGACATCCCCGCCGTCCTGGACGAGTTATTGGGATTGGCTCCCATCAGCAAGGTGCTGTATGCCTCGGACGCGTTCAGCATCCCGGAGCTGTTCTGGCTGGCAGCGCAACTGGGGAGACGGGAGCTGGCCCGGGCGCTGCAGTCGTTGATCGACGCGGGTTGGCTTCGTTTCGATGAGGCGGAGGAGGCCGCCCAACGCATCCTGAACGGCAACGCCCGAGCTCTGTACGGCCTGTAGCCGCGTGTGCGAATGGATCGGATAAAGCGAAGGGGCGTGGCATCCCTGTGCGGGCGGCCACGCCCCTTGGTGTCAGATCTCGATCTCAGCCGGTGTCTTCATCTCGAGCGCCGCTGCCGTGTGTCCTCATAACTTCAGCGGTGCTCTCGCCTGCATGCGAGCCCCTCTGTCGAGCTAGAGGAACGCCTTGGATAGCTCCAGGAAGTCATCCGCTTCCACGGCGATGGTCTTCTCGTCCACCCGCTGCGCCCACGGCCGGGCGTTGCAGAACGCGCCGGCCATTCGGGCTTCCACATACCTGCGCGTCGCCCGGTAGGGAGGCGGCGGGAGGGCCGGCCTGCCCTCCGCGATCCTGTGCATGGCACGCTCGGCGGCCTCCTCGATGATTCGCTGCGAGACGGGCGGGGGCTTGCAGATCGCCACGGCTACGTCGAGCTCCTCCTTCACGACGGCCGTCTCGATCCACGGCGCGTACCCCTTCGCCTCGGCGCAGGCTTTGTCTCCCCCGGTGACCAGGACGACCGGGACGCCGAAATATCCGGCCGTGTACGTGATCCAGCCGATCTCGCCGATGGGCTGGCCGTTGAGGGTGCACTCCTCGATGGTCCTGTGCGACCAACTGTGGCGCAGGTTCGCGTTGGGGGTTCCCTCCATGGCGTGGTGGGCGAACAGCACGGCCGCGTCCCATCCCCGGTCCAGGACGAAGGGGGGGCGCATCGGGCGTCCCAGGTAGATGTCGGCCTCCTCCCGGATCAGCTCGATGTCAAGCCCGCCTGCGCCGTGCCCGTCCAGGACGAGGATCTCATCGGCCCCGCCTTTGCGGAGCCCACGGATCAGGGCGTTCAGCTCCTCGGTGGCGAGGCGAAGGGATCGGGCGTAGTTGGGCTGGCCGGGGGCGCAATCGGCGTCGAAATTCACCACCCCGCTGACGCCTTCCAGATCGCACAGCACGTGTACTCTCCGTTTGTTCCGTCCCATGGTGTCCGTCCTATCTCCAGATGCGACGTGCGAACGCGATGATCTCCCTGGCCTGGCCTTCGTTCGCCGCCCTCGTTTTGACGATGACGTTCCCCTTACGTAGGGTTTTCGCCTTCTCCCGCAGCTCGTCGGGGGTGAGGTAGATCAGGAGGGGCGTCCCCCGGGCTGCTTCGACGATCCCCTCCAGCCTGTCGTATGCCCTGGGGGCGTTGGGGTCGTCGGTGATCTCCAGGAGGAGCAGGTTGCGGAGGGCGAGAAACTCCTTCAGGGCGTGGAGCCCCGCCGAATGCAGGTGGATGGCTCCGCCGCCCGGGAAGCGATCCAGGACCCCCTGGTCATACGGCGCCCCGAGCTCCCGGTATGTCTCCGGGGAGCACATACTGGAGGCGTCGTTCGAGAAGTGGCCGAAGGCGTCGTGGGGGATCCAGAGGTTGAAGGCGATGAAGAGATCCTCCTGGTAACGTCGCACGATCTCCAGTTGCCTTCGACAGAACTCCAAGATGAGCTCGGTGCATCTTCTCAGGAGCTGATGGGCCCTATCGCTGTCCAGCATGAGGTCGGTGAAGAAGTCATTGCCCCGGAGGGCGTTCGCCAGATCCATGGGCAGAAAGGCGCCCCGGAGCGCCAGTTTCCATCTCCCTTGGGATCTCTCCCCCAGATACGCCATCGCGTCGAGCAGCATGCGGAACCACGGAGCCTCCTGCACCTGCAGGTTTTCCAGGCCCGCGTAGCCCTCTTCCAGGATCGGGCTACACCAGCTCGTATTCCCGCTGAATTTGACCTCGCCTCCCAGGAATGAGCTGAACTCCTGGATTCCAAACCAGGGGCGGAGCACCGGGATCGTATCGTCCGGGATGCCGAGCCTCCTTTCGAACGCCCTCTCTGCCCGATCGATGCAGGAGTCGATGTAGTCTTTCCACTCGTCCGGGAACCTCCATGTCTCCAGAGGGCGGCTTGCCTCCTCAACGTGCGTGGGGATCTCCACCTGGATCAGGATCTTCCCCGTCCCCGGCCCGGCAAAGAACCGCCTCTGGCGGTCCAGGACCTCGTCGATGTCCGGGCGGAACTTCATGGCTTTTCTCCACTTTTGATATTTGGCTGAGATGATTTCTGATCCTGGTTGAAAAAGGAATTTCTACACTTGTAAACAACAGATTTAACCCAGGGGCCTTGACGCAAGCATGTTACTCGGTTAAAGTATGATATAGATGCGAATGATTTGCAATAGCAATATGCCTGGAGCAGCGTCTGGTGCCAGATCGACTCTCTTCTATCGTCTATTCTCGACCCTCTTGGATGTAAAGGGGGCCAATCTGGGAGCTCATACCATCCAAAGGAGGATTTACCTGTGAACGCTAAAGTAACCGTTGCATTGCTCACTGCCGTGGGATTGCTATTGATAGCGTGCGTGCCAACGGCCGCACCGACACCGCAAATCGTCCGCGAGACCGTTCCCGTGGAGGTCACGCGAGTTGTGGAGAGAGTGGTCGAGGAGCCGGTGGTTTACGTCTATTCCGCTCGGCACTACGGATTGATGGAGCCTGCCTTTGCCCAATTCACGAAGGAGACGGGGATCGAGGTGCGGTTCACTTTCGGCAAAGACACGGAACTCCGCGAGCGCCTCAAGGCTGAGGGGCAGTATACACCTGCAGACGTCCTGTTCACTGTGGATGCGGGGAATCTATGGCTAGCGGCCGAAGAGGGCTTGTTGCAATCGATTCAATCGGAGGTGCTGGAGAAAAACGTTCCTGCCCACTTCCGGGATCCGGAAAACCGCTGGTTTGCCTTGTCTCTGCGGGTGCGCACCATCATGTACCACCCGGACCGGGTTAAGCCTGAGGAGCTCTCCACCTACGAGGCGCTGTCGGATCCCAAGTGGAAGGATCGGATGTGCTTCCGTCCTTCGACCAAGGTCTACACCCAGGCCCTGGTAGCCAGCCTGATCGCGACGCATGGCGAAGAGAAGGCCCGAGAGGTCGTAGAGGGGTGGGTGGCCAACAATCCCACTTATATTGACAGCGACACCCGTATTCTGGAGACGGTCGCGGCCGGAGGATGCGATGTGGCCATTGTCAATCACTATTACCTGGCCCGGCTGGTGAATAAGGACCCGGACTTCCCCGTTAAACCCTTCTGGGCCAACCAGGACGATCGAGGAGTACACGTGAATGTTAGCGGGGGTGGGGTGACCACTTACGCCCGAAACGTGGAGAACGCCATCCGGCTACTGGAGTGGCTCAGCGGTCCCGGCCAGAATATGTTCGCCGATGGGAACTTCGAGTACCCGGTGAACCCCCAGGTAGAGCCTCATCCCTTGATCGCTGCCTGGGGCGCCTTCAAGACGGACACCATCCCGGTGGGTGAGTTCGGTCGCCTGCAGGCGGCTGCCATCAAGCTGATGGACGAGGTGGGGTACAAGTAAGCGGTTATCGATACCAAGGAGGAAGAGCGCCAGTGCTGACCAACGACCAACGACTGACGACTCGTGACCAGCGACTGAGGGCCGATAACTCACAGCGGATGATGCAAGTCGAACTTCGAAGTCCACTCAGCGTTCCACGTCTGGCGTCCGCTGTCCGCTCATGGTGGTCGGCGGTCATTCCTGGCAATCGACGTTCAGTAGTCGGCGATCACATGGGAGTGTGGTCGGCTCTGAGCCTGCTCATCGCCTCGCTGGTGGTGTTGCCTATTGTTGTGGTTGTGCTGGCGCTCCTTTCTCCCACCCCTGAGGTATGGCGCCATCTCTGGGCCACTCGACTGCCGGAGATGCTCAGCAACACGGGGGTGCTTCTGGTAGGAGTGGGCTTGGGCACTCTGGTTCTGGGCACGGGGTTGGCATGGCTGGTGGTGAGCTATCGGTTTCCTGGCCGGACGCTTTTCGACTGGCTGCTTATCCTGCCGCTGGCTATGCCGTCCTATGTGCTGGCCTTTGTCTTCATGGCCACTCTGGACTTCGCGGGACCGGTGCAGACCGCGTTGCGTGCCTGGTTCGGCAGCAGTGCCTGGTTCCCCGAGATTCGCTCCGGCGGTGGCGTAGTGGTGGTCATGAGCCTGGTGTTCTATCCCTACGTGTACCTGCTGGCGCGAGCCGCTTTTCACGAGCAGGCGGCCGCTACCTTCGAGGTGGCCCGCACCTTAGGCCACGGCCGCTGGGAGGCCTTCTGTCGGGTGGCGCTCCCCATGGCCCGTCCTTCCATCGTCGCTGGCCTATCACTGGTCCTGATGGAGGTGTTGACCGATCTAGGCACCGTCCGCTTCCTCAATTTCCCGACACTGACCGATGGGATCTTCCGCATCTGGCATGGGATGATGGAGCGGGAGGTAGCGACGGAGTTAGCAGGCTTGCTGTTGCTCTTCGCTCTGGCGGCCATCTTGTTGGAGCGCCGTCTACGGGGACGTGCCCGCTACTACCAGGCGGGCGGCCGCGGCCAGGGGATCACCCCAATGCGCCTTTCCGGCTGGAGGGGATGGGCGGCAACAATTATGTGCACGCTGGTCCTGAGCGTGGCTTTTCTGTTGCCGGTGGGACAGTTGCTGGTGTGGGCCGCAGGTGAGGTGACTCGCCGGACCCCGGGAGCGCTGGATGCCCTTTATTGGGATTTCACCCGCAACAGTCTGGTCCTTTCGGGGGCCGCGGCGGGTATTGCTGTAATCCTGGCCGTTGTGCTGGCCAACGGGGTGCGTCTGAGCGGCCAGCGTCTGACCCGGCTCGCAGCTCGATGGGCGACGATGGGGTATGTCGTTCCGGGAGCGGTCATCGCCTTAGGGGTGCTGATTCCTCTGTCAGCTCTGGATCATGTGCTGAACGATCTGGCCGGGCGATGGTGGGAGGGGGCCCCTGGCCTACTGCTCACCGGGTCTATCATCGGCCTGATCTACGCATATGTGGTGCGCTTTATGGCAGTGGCCTATTTCAGCGTGGAGGCAAGCCTGGAGAAGGTCACCCCCAGCATGGAGGGAGCAGCCCGTACCCTAGGCGCCTCACCAGGGAGAGTGCTATGGCGCATCCACCTGCCCCTGATCCGCGCCGGGATGTTCACCGGGGCGGTGCTGGTGTTCGTAGACGTCATGAAGGAGTTGCCGGCGACCCTTTTGCTGCGCCCCTTCGGCTACGATACGCTAGCTGTCCGCGTCTGGCAAGACGTCTCAGAGTCGTTGTGGGACAGCGCAGCCTTGCCCGCCCTCACCATTGTGGTGGCTGGGCTTCTACCCGTAGTGTTGTTGATACGTGCCGCTACACTGGGCAGCCGCTCCGGGCCCTTGCTGCATCATCCTAACAGAGAAGCCAGCAACCCTCTCCACGAGGGCTGAGGGGGAGGTATGGAATGTCCACTCGTGTGAAAGCTCACCTTGCCACTTTCCCGGGCGGGGATGGTTGTTCCCTAGAATACATCCGCGATACGAGGAGAACGGAACATGCATGATCACAGGCACGCCCCTGTTCCTTCCTTTGTGGAGACCCTTGCCCCATCGACGGAACACGCCCTCTCCCTTTCTGGCATTACCAAACGGTTTGGAAATGTAGTGGCGGTAGACAACTTCTCTTTGGATGTGGCTCCCGGTGAGCTGCTGGCCCTGGTGGGGCCCAGCGGTTGTGGCAAGACCACCATCTTGCGTCTCATCGCCGGGTTGGAGGTCCCAGACCAGGGACTCATCGCGATTCGAGGCCGACTGGCGGCAGGGGCAGGAGTCTGGCTCCCCCCTGAAGCGCGAAAGGTTAGTCTGGTGTTCCAAGATTACGCGCTGTTTCCTCACATGACGGTAGCCGATAACACGGGCTTCGGACTCCGAGGATGGAACCGCGAAGCCCGCGCATTGCGGATAAGAGAGGTGTTGGACATGGTGCAGTTGGCCCACCTGGCCAACCGCTATCCTCACGAGCTCTCTGGCGGTGAACAGCAGCGGGTTGCCTTGGCACGGGCGCTGGCCCCTCAGCCCGAGGTGTTATTGTTAGATGAACCCTTCTCCAATCTGGATGCTGGCTTGCGCACCCAGGTGCGGGAGGAGATTCGAGATATCCTGAAAGCCGTGCACACCACCGTGCTTTTCGTCACCCACGACCAGGAGGAGGCATTGTTCATGGGCGATCGGGTGGCGGTCCTCAACGCGGGGCGGCTGGAGCAGATGGGAATCCCGGAAGAGGTCTTTCACAATCCGGCTACCCGTTTTGTCGCCGAGTTTATGGGCCACACCGGCTTTCTATCAGCCCGAGTCACCGCCGAAGGTCTGGAAACCGAGTTGGGCTTCCTACCTCAGCGACCACCTTTGCCTCCCGGAACCCAGGTAGACGTCCTGGTGAGGCCCGACGATCTGACTTTGCACCCTGATCCTCAGGCATCGGCCCGTGTGGAGCGGCGCATCTTTCAGGGGATGCACCACCTGCACCGGGTAGTCCTGCCCTCAGGGCAGATCGTCCACTGTTTGACGCTGCACACAGAACACTACCTGCCGGGCACGGCTGTGCGTGTGGAACTGACCCCCGGTCACCCCCTCACTTGCTTCGTGAACGGGCGGGCTGTGGCTTGAACGACTGGAACTCTTCAATGGCCTGGGGGCCCAGCGGGACCACTCCGGAGTGTAAGGGTGTGTCTGAAAAATGCCGTTGCTTCTGCTGTGCGGGGCCCCTCCGGAAAAAGCACTTCTTTTGCCTTCGACCTGCCTGACCTCGGCCGAGTCCTTCGGGAAGATTCGCCCATTCGCCCATTCGCTCCGTATCCTCGTGCGGATCGGGCGAGACAGCCGACAGCGGGTAGCGGTTCGCCGATAGCTTTTACAGCGCGCTGCGGCTGTTAACCCGCTCTTTTCCAGGACCAAACGGTTAGCCATTCATTTGTGGGCTCATCACTCACCCGTTTGTTCATGATCCTCGAGAGCACGAAGGAGCTCACTGCTCACTGCTACCAGCTAACCGCTAAACAGCTCCGTATCCTCGTGCGGATCGGGTGGGATTGAAGGGAGCGAGTCAGCGAATCTGCGAGTCAGCGAGGGCACGTGAATCCTGCTCCCTCGGAAGGGAAGGGAACAGACACGAGGACAACCGCCAAGCCACCGCCGACAGCATAGAACTTCCTGAACCCAACCATTGGAAGACCGCTGATTGTGGACAACCAATGATTCGCCATTCGCCCATTCGCCCACTCGCCCACTCGCTCCGTATCCTCGTGCGGATCGGGTGGGGTTGAAACCGAGGACCCGGAGGTTATCCGGAAACAGATCAAACCTTTCAGTATCCTCGTGCGGATCGGATGGGGTTGAAACTCGTCGGGCTCAAGCTCCCTGATCTACTCACGATGAAACTTTCAGTATCCTCGTGCGGATCGGATGGGGTTGAAACCGCTTGGGGCGCTGGTGGCCGTGCTGACCGGCCCGGCCCTTTCAGTATCCTCGTGCGGATCGGATGGGGTTGAAACATTTGCAGAGCGGCGCCGATGATCGTCTCATCATCGCTTTCAGTATCCTCGTGCGGATCGGATGGGGTTGAAACACCCGTCGCGGCCGTACACACTAGACGTGAACATTGCCCTTTCAGTATCCTCGTGCGGATCGGATGGGGTTGAAACGAGTGGAATCGGAAGACGGGGGAGCCGAAGCGCTTGCGCTTTCAGTATCCTCGTGCGGATCGGATGGGGTTGAAACCTGGCATC is a window of Chloroflexota bacterium DNA encoding:
- a CDS encoding Fe(3+) ABC transporter substrate-binding protein; this encodes MEPAFAQFTKETGIEVRFTFGKDTELRERLKAEGQYTPADVLFTVDAGNLWLAAEEGLLQSIQSEVLEKNVPAHFRDPENRWFALSLRVRTIMYHPDRVKPEELSTYEALSDPKWKDRMCFRPSTKVYTQALVASLIATHGEEKAREVVEGWVANNPTYIDSDTRILETVAAGGCDVAIVNHYYLARLVNKDPDFPVKPFWANQDDRGVHVNVSGGGVTTYARNVENAIRLLEWLSGPGQNMFADGNFEYPVNPQVEPHPLIAAWGAFKTDTIPVGEFGRLQAAAIKLMDEVGYK
- a CDS encoding glutamine synthetase, which codes for MSDLRNRVLAAIQAQDVRFVRFIWCDNAGVIRAKAVHVALLEDHLDGLGVGIAAAQQALPVMYDALSAGSGLTPAGEVYMRADWSTFSPLPYAPGHARVLTDIYDGEEPWGHCPRSFLRRAIARARDLGWRIMAAFENEFYLLHPSEGEPQPLDQTVFAQTAALDGAAPVIDDITDALADQGIQVEMVYSESGPGQFEMPIRYADALTAADQQIVFRETVRAVAQQNGLLASFVPKLFPDRAGCGAHLHLSLWREGRNYIADPQDPTVISPETASFIAGILHHLPALMALTVPSTNSFKRIRPRFWSGAFTCWGYGNREGAVRVPQPDVHRPLTQIELKTVDPSCNPYLALGATIIAGLDGLENQMSLGDPVQMDPADLSDEERERRGIHPLPTTLGEAIQALEADQVLLEALGTDLARSFLAVRRAEWEGMKDMSHEEEVRLLLARY
- a CDS encoding ABC transporter ATP-binding protein; translation: MHDHRHAPVPSFVETLAPSTEHALSLSGITKRFGNVVAVDNFSLDVAPGELLALVGPSGCGKTTILRLIAGLEVPDQGLIAIRGRLAAGAGVWLPPEARKVSLVFQDYALFPHMTVADNTGFGLRGWNREARALRIREVLDMVQLAHLANRYPHELSGGEQQRVALARALAPQPEVLLLDEPFSNLDAGLRTQVREEIRDILKAVHTTVLFVTHDQEEALFMGDRVAVLNAGRLEQMGIPEEVFHNPATRFVAEFMGHTGFLSARVTAEGLETELGFLPQRPPLPPGTQVDVLVRPDDLTLHPDPQASARVERRIFQGMHHLHRVVLPSGQIVHCLTLHTEHYLPGTAVRVELTPGHPLTCFVNGRAVA
- a CDS encoding amidohydrolase family protein, with protein sequence MLDLTAIPIVDHHVHSLLRRQPRTLPAYLRLFTESDDPKQVARHVPHTVFFRWAVRRLSEFLGCEPTAEAVLAARRDLPPDDLARRLFADAGIETLLVDYGFRGEENLSLEELGAATGCRVEPILRLETLAEELIREHASFSAFLDAFVDRIERARSDGHVALKSIVAYRTGLAIAPPEEDAAVEGFRRLRSQVERGEGIRLAHKPLCDRLVLLALDIAQRQEMPVQFHAGFGDRDVDLLQANPLHLRWVLQSGRYSRVPIVILHAGYPYVRETAYLASVYAHVFADMSLAVPFAAGDIPAVLDELLGLAPISKVLYASDAFSIPELFWLAAQLGRRELARALQSLIDAGWLRFDEAEEAAQRILNGNARALYGL
- a CDS encoding iron ABC transporter permease; the encoded protein is MGVWSALSLLIASLVVLPIVVVVLALLSPTPEVWRHLWATRLPEMLSNTGVLLVGVGLGTLVLGTGLAWLVVSYRFPGRTLFDWLLILPLAMPSYVLAFVFMATLDFAGPVQTALRAWFGSSAWFPEIRSGGGVVVVMSLVFYPYVYLLARAAFHEQAAATFEVARTLGHGRWEAFCRVALPMARPSIVAGLSLVLMEVLTDLGTVRFLNFPTLTDGIFRIWHGMMEREVATELAGLLLLFALAAILLERRLRGRARYYQAGGRGQGITPMRLSGWRGWAATIMCTLVLSVAFLLPVGQLLVWAAGEVTRRTPGALDALYWDFTRNSLVLSGAAAGIAVILAVVLANGVRLSGQRLTRLAARWATMGYVVPGAVIALGVLIPLSALDHVLNDLAGRWWEGAPGLLLTGSIIGLIYAYVVRFMAVAYFSVEASLEKVTPSMEGAARTLGASPGRVLWRIHLPLIRAGMFTGAVLVFVDVMKELPATLLLRPFGYDTLAVRVWQDVSESLWDSAALPALTIVVAGLLPVVLLIRAATLGSRSGPLLHHPNREASNPLHEG
- a CDS encoding M55 family metallopeptidase is translated as MGRNKRRVHVLCDLEGVSGVVNFDADCAPGQPNYARSLRLATEELNALIRGLRKGGADEILVLDGHGAGGLDIELIREEADIYLGRPMRPPFVLDRGWDAAVLFAHHAMEGTPNANLRHSWSHRTIEECTLNGQPIGEIGWITYTAGYFGVPVVLVTGGDKACAEAKGYAPWIETAVVKEELDVAVAICKPPPVSQRIIEEAAERAMHRIAEGRPALPPPPYRATRRYVEARMAGAFCNARPWAQRVDEKTIAVEADDFLELSKAFL